Proteins encoded by one window of Pseudochaenichthys georgianus chromosome 9, fPseGeo1.2, whole genome shotgun sequence:
- the utp15 gene encoding U3 small nucleolar RNA-associated protein 15 homolog — translation MASFKPTKVQVYPKLGEKVTQDTLYWKNYKAPLHIKEFGAITNIDFSPVAPHNFAVTAFTRIHIYGPFSQEPVKSFTRFKDTAYCGRFRSDGQLLVAGCEDSVVRLFDVSGKVALRMFKGHTKAVHVADFISDRYQILTGSDDYTCRLWDLPNATELNTYQEHTDYIRCGVASKLNRDLFITGSYDHTLKLFDARVDKSVMTMDHGQPVESLLLYPSEGLLVSAGGRNVKVWDLLKGGQPLVSLKNHHKTVTSLCLSSSGQRLLSASLDRHVKVYNTTNYKVVHNFDYAASILSLALAPDDESIVVGMTNSILSVKHRKSLEDSKEISGQQRRRPSYRVFVKGKNPVPKRDDYLVSKPVKQHLAKYDKQLKKFNVTKALDTALETWTRHRKPEITVAVMKELDRRGTLKNALAGRDEQALARLLNFLIGNVVDPRFAPVLVTAAEMILDIYRSVIGQSPVVDRQLLRLQELLEKEIDYQQDLLEVMGMLDTMFASSFPRMEVPCPGISRANGLAGGDGITSRPQIQAT, via the exons ATGGCTTCATTTAAACCTACCAAAGTCCAAGTCTATCCTAAACTTGGAGAGAAAGTCACACAGGACACACTCTACTGGAAAAACTACAAG GCTCCGCTCCACATAAAAGAATTTGGAGCAATCACAAATATAGACTTCTCCCCAGTGGCCCCACACAACTTTGCTGTGACAGCATTCACAAGG ATCCACATTTACGGGCCATTCTCCCAGGAGCCTGTGAAGTCATTTACACGTTTTAAGGACACTGCATACTGTGGCAGGTTCAGGTCAGACGGTCAGCTGCTCGTGGCGGGATGTGAGGACTCAGTGGTCCGGCTGTTTGATGTCAGCGGCAAGGTGGCTCTCAGAATGTTCAAAGGGCACACAAA GGCTGTACATGTTGCAGACTTTATCTCAGACCGTTACCAGATCCTCACAGGGTCAGACGACTACACGTGTCGACTTTGGGACCTCCCAAATGCCACTGAGCTCAACACCTACCAAGAACACACAGATTACATTCGCTGTGGCGTTGCCAGCAAACTCAACAGAGATCTCTTCATCACTG GATCTTATGACCACACACTAAAACTGTTTGATGCCAGAGTGGATAAGAGTGTGATGACCATGGACCACGGCCAACCAGTGGAGAGTCTGCTTCTCTATCCTTCTGAGGGACTCCTCGTCTCTGCAG GTGGCCGCAATGTGAAAGTATGGGATCTGCTGAAGGGAGGCCAGCCTCTGGTGTCCTTGAAGAACCATCACAAAACTGTCACGTCTTTGTGTCTCAGCAGCAGCGGCCAGCGACTGCTGTCAGCTTCTCTGGACAG gcatgtaaAGGTGTACAACACAACCAACTACAAAGTGGTCCACAACTTTGACTACGCTGCCTCCATCCTCAGTCTGGCTCTGGCT CCGGATGATGAATCAATTGTTGTGGGTATGACCAATAGTATCCTGAGTGTCAAACACAGGAAAAGCCTTGAAGATTCGAAGGAAATCTCTGGCCAACAGAGGCGGCGGCCATCGTATCGTGTTTTTGTGAAGGGGAAGAACCCTGTCCCTAAACGG GATGATTATCTCGTCAGCAAGCCAGTGAAACAGCATCTGGCCAAATACGACAAGCAGCTCAAGAAATTTAATGTCACAAAGGCTTTGGATACAGCTCTGGAG ACATGGACCAGACACCGAAAGCCAGAGATCACAGTGGCTGTTATGAAGGAGCTGGATCGAAGGGGGACGTTGAAGAACGCTCTGGCAGGAAGGGATGAACAAGCCCTCGCTCGGTTGCTAAACTTTCTCATTGG GAACGTGGTTGACCCCAGGTTTGCTCCTGTCCTGGTGACAGCGGCAGAGATGATCCTGGACATCTATCGGTCGGTTATCGGACAGTCTCCAGTCGTGGACCGACAGCTGCTGCGTCTGCAGGAGCTGCTGGAGAAAGAGATCGACTACCAGCAGGACCTCCTGGAGGTGATGGGCATGTTGGACACGATGTTCGCCTCCTCCTTTCCCAGGATGGAGGTTCCGTGCCCTGGCATCAGCAGGGCTAATGGCCTGGCCGGGGGAGACGGGATTACCTCGAGACCACAGATTCAGGCTACCTGA